A genome region from Labrus mixtus chromosome 9, fLabMix1.1, whole genome shotgun sequence includes the following:
- the LOC132980823 gene encoding cullin-5-like, protein MATSNLLKNKGSLQFEDKWDLMRPIVLKLLRQEAVTKQQWFDLFSDVHAVCLWDDKGPAKIHQALKEDILDFIKQAQNRVLSHQDDTALLKAYIVEWRKFFTQCDILPKPFCQLEITLMGKQGSNKKTNMEDSIVRKLMLDTWNESIFSNIKSRLQDSAMKLVHAERQGEAFDSQLVIGVRESYVNLCSNPEDKLQIYRDNFEKAYLDSTERFYRTQAPSYLQQNGVQNYMKYADTKLREEEKRALRYLETRRECNSVQALMECCVNALVTSFKETILAECPGMIKRNETDRLHLMFSLMDKVPSGIEPMLKDLEEHILNAGLADMVAAAETITTDSEKYVEQLLTLFNRFSKLVKEAFQDDPRFLTARDKAYKTVVNDATIFKLELPLKQKGVGMKTQPESKCPELLANYCDMLLRKTPLSKKLTSEEIELKLKEVLLVLKYVQNKDVFMRYHKAHLTRRLILDISADSEIEENMVEWLREVGMPADYVNKLARMFQDIKVSEDLNQVFKEVHKHNRLALPADSVNIKILNAGAWSRSSEKVFVSLPTELEDLIPEVEDFYKRNHSGRKLHWHHLMSNGIITFKNEVGQYDLEVTTFQLAVLFAWNQRPRERITFENLKLATELPDAELRRTLWSLVAFPKLKRQVLSYDPSVSSPKDFTDSTLFYVNQEFSLIKNSKVQKRGKINLIGRLQLTTERMREEENEGIVQLRILRTQEAIIQIMKMRKRISNAQLQTELVEILKNMFLPQKKMIKEQIEWLIEHKYIKRDETDINTFIYMA, encoded by the exons ATGGCGACGTCTAATTTGTTAAAG AACAAAGGGTCCCTGCAGTTTGAGGACAAGTGGGATCTGATGCGGCCCATCGTTCTCAAGCTGCTGAGACAGGAGGCCGTCACCAAGCAACAGTGGTTCGACTTGTTCTC AGATGTCCATGCTGTTTGTTTATGGGATGATAAAGGACCAGCAAAAATCCATCAAGCCCTAAAAGAGGATATCTTAGATTTTATCAAACAAGCACAGAAT CGTGTGCTGAGCCACCAGGACGACACAGCGCTGCTCAAGGCCTACATTGTAGAGTGGAGGAAGTTCTTCACCCAGTGCGACATCCTGCCGAAACCCTTCTGTCAGCTGGAGATCACGCTGATGGGCAAACAGGGGagcaacaagaaaacaaacatggaggacagcATCGTTCGCaag CTGATGCTTGACACGTGGAACGAGTCGATCTTTTCCAACATTAAGAGTCGCCTTCAGGACAGCGCCATGAAGCTGGTGCATGCAGAGCGGCAGGGGGAGGCTTTCGATTCCCAGCTCGTCATAGGTGTACGAGAGTCTTATG TGAACCTGTGTTCCAACCCAGAGGACAAGTTGCAGATCTACAGAGATAACTTTGAGAAAGCATACCTCGACTCCACGGAGAGGTTTTACAGAACACAAGCACCGTCCTACCTGCAGCAGAACGGCGTCCAGAACTACATGAAATAT gcagacacaaagctgagagaagaggagaagagagcacTTAGATATTTAGAGACACGTCGTGAATGTAACTCTGTTCAAGCA CTTATGGAGTGTTGTGTAAATGCTCTGGTAACCTCTTTCAAAGAGACGATCCTCGCTGAATGTCCCGGGATGATCAAACGAAATGAAACAGACA GGCTGCAcctcatgttttctttaatggACAAAGTTCCCAGCGGGATCGAGCCGATGCTGAAAGACCTGGAAGAACATATTCTCAATGCTGGACTAGCAgacatggtggctgctgctgagaCTATCACTACT gacTCCGAGAAGTACGTGGAGCAGTTGTTAACTTTGTTTAACCGCTTCAGTAAGCTTGTAAAGGAGGCCTTTCAGGACGACCCTCGCTTCCTCACAGCAAGAGATAAG GCCTATAAAACTGTTGTCAACGACGCCACAATCTTTAAACTGGAGCTACCTTTGAAACAGAAAGG TGTGGGTATGAAAACCCAGCCTGAGTCAAAGTGTCCTGAGCTGCTAGCAAACTACTGTGATATGCTGCTGAGAAAAACTCCTCTAAGCAAGAAACTCACCTCTGAAGAAATCGAGCTGAAACTCAAAGAAGTG CTCTTGGTGTTGAAGTACGTCCAGAATAAAGATGTGTTCATGCGTTACCACAAAGCTCACCTGACCAGACGTCTGATTCTGGACATATCTGCAGACAGCGAGATTGAAGAGAACATGGTGGAGTGGCTGAGG GAAGTAGGAATGCCTGCAGATTATGTGAACAAGCTGGCCAGGATGTTTCAGGACATCAAGGTCTCAGAGGACCTCAATCAGGTCTTTAAGGAGGTCCACAAACACAACAGGCTGGCCCTGCCAg CGGACAGTGTGAACATTAAGATCCTGAATGCCGGTGCTTGGTCAAGAAGCAGTGAGAAAGTTTTTGTCTCTCTGCCCACCGAGCTGGAGGATCTGATCCCTGAGGTGGAAGACTTCTACAAGAGAAATCACAGCGGTCGCAAACTCCACTGGCATCACCTCATGTCCAATGGCATT aTCACCTTTAAAAACGAGGTTGGACAGTACGACCTGGAGGTGACGACGTTCCAGCTGGCCGTGTTGTTCGCCTGGAACCAGCGACCCAGAGAGAGAATAACCTTTGAGAACCTGAAACTAGCCACGGAGCTGCCAGACGCAGAGCTACGCCGAACACTTTGG TCTCTGGTTGCCTTCCCCAAGCTGAAGAGACAGGTGTTGTCTTATGACCCTTCAGTTAGCTCCCCCAAAGACTTCACAGACAGCACGCTCTTCTATGTCAACCAGGAGTTCTCACTCAT AAAAAACTCCAAGGTCCAGAAGCGAGGAAAGATCAATCTGATTGGTCGACTGCAACTGACCACAGAGcggatgagagaggaggagaacgaAGGAATCGTTCAGCTTAGAATACTCAGAACTCAG